Proteins encoded by one window of Cicer arietinum cultivar CDC Frontier isolate Library 1 unplaced genomic scaffold, Cicar.CDCFrontier_v2.0 Ca_scaffold_6081_v2.0, whole genome shotgun sequence:
- the LOC101490061 gene encoding uncharacterized protein, with protein MHHFLITRFTHRTLNSSVLSHNAFSLFFNYRYFSVSNTNHHHKDENFTLSSFVKSCGLSPEATLKLSKRLQIKNPNSPNAVIQLLKTYGFSDSQLRSVVKKLPFLLLSNAEKTLLPKLKFFDSIGVSSTDLPKILIGNCAFLSTSLKNNLIPRYEITRSLVRNDDEVVSVMKHWSRNFYNNSMLNDSIPNIEVLRKLGLPQSSISLLVSNFPNVAFGNHSKFVESVNTVKEMGFDPLKTYFVLALQVIAKMDKETWESKLKLFEKFGWSRDICLSAFKLLGALGF; from the coding sequence ATGCACCATTTTCTGATTACTAGATTCACTCATAGAACCCTAAATTCAAGTGTTCTTTCCCACAatgctttttctcttttcttcaaTTATCGTTATTTCTCTGTTTCCAACACAAATCACCATCATAAAGATGAAAACTTTACATTATCAAGCTTCGTAAAATCATGTGGGTTGTCCCCTGAAGCAACCCTAAAACTCTCCAAAAGGTTACAAATCAAAAACCCAAATTCCCCAAATGCTGTTATTCAACTTCTCAAAACCTATGGCTTCTCTGATTCCCAATTACGTAGCGTTGTAAAGAAACTACCTTTTCTTCTTTTATCAAATGCCGAAAAGACCCTTTTGCCCAAACTCAAATTTTTTGATTCCATTGGGGTTTCATCCACTGATCTCCCCAAAATCTTAATTGGTAACTGTGCCTTTTTGTCAACAAGCTTGAAGAATAACCTAATCCCTCGTTATGAAATTACGCGGAGCCTAGTTCGCAACGATGATGAGGTTGTTTCGGTTATGAAGCATTGGTCAAGGAACTTTTACAATAATTCTATGTTAAATGATTCTATTCCAAATATTGAGGTTTTGAGAAAGCTTGGTCTACCTCAAAGTTCAATTTCACTTTTGGTATCCAATTTTCCGAATGTAGCATTCGGCAACCATTCGAAATTCGTTGAGTCTGTAAATACAGTGAAAGAAATGGGGTTTGATCCTTTGAAGACGTATTTTGTTTTGGCACTTCAAGTAATTGCAAAGATGGACAAAGAAACATGGGAATCAAAATTGAAGCTTTTCGAGAAGTTTGGTTGGTCGAGAGATATATGTCTTTCGGCATTCAAATTGCTAGGTGCCCTGGGATTCTGA
- the LOC101490395 gene encoding uncharacterized protein, with the protein MKHGSWNVHSVWVVNDAVQNIEVLRQLGVPQGCISLLVSNFPSVAFAKHSKFVEAVNIVKEIGFDPSKSNFVLAVQVIAKMDKEIWESRLKIFERWGWSRDLCRLAFRKYPQCMMISEKKVMKTMSFLVKDMGFTQEDIAKSPAILNRNFEKTFVPRCAVVKILKSKGLIKKDYSITSIISISEKKFLGRFVTRFQKDAALLMDAYNGHKLD; encoded by the coding sequence ATGAAGCATGGTTCATGGAACGTTCATTCTGTTTGGGTTGTAAATGATGCAGTTCAAAACATTGAGGTTTTGAGGCAACTTGGTGTGCCTCAAGGTTGCATTTCCCTTTTGGTATCAAATTTTCCGAGTGTAGCATTCGCCAAGCATAGTAAATTTGTTGAGGCTGTTAATATAGTGAAAGAAATCGGGTTTGATCCTTCGAAGTCGAATTTTGTTTTGGCAGTTCAAGTAATTGCAAAGATGGACAAAGAAATTTGGGAGTCGAGACTTAAGATTTTCGAGAGGTGGGGTTGGTCGAGAGACTTATGTCGTTTGGCTTTCCGAAAATATCCTCAGTGTATGATGATTTCAGAAAAAAAGGTTATGAAAACAATGAGCTTCTTGGTGAAGGATATGGGTTTTACCCAAGAAGACATTGCTAAAAGCCCCGCGATTCTGAACCGCAACTTCGAGAAAACATTTGTCCCTAGATGTGCAGTTGTTAAGATTTTGAAGTCAAAGGGTTTGATAAAGAAAGATTATAGCATAACTAGCATTATTTCAATTAGCGAGAAAAAGTTTTTGGGGAGATTCGTCACCCGATTTCAAAAAGATGCAGCTCTGTTAATGGATGCATATAATGGTCACAAGTTAGATTAA